The region TGACGGTGAGCTGTTTGGGTTTGGGCGGTGGAAGTGGAATCTCCAGTGAAGATACGCTGTATGCCTTTGAGCAAGGTATTAATTATTTCTTCTTCTCTAGCGATTTGCACCACTTTTTGTATAGCAAGATGTCTGATGCGCTGCGGCAATTGTGCGGGCGTGGTTCCTCAGATCGAGAGAATGTGGTTCTGGCAACTGTAACCTATAACAAAAGCCCAGAAATGGCATTGGCAGCACTTTTCGATCAGTTTCAAGAACTGAAAATTGATTATATAGATGTTTTCTTCTGGGGCTGGATTGGCACAGATGATGCTCCCCGCTTTCAAGATTGTATGGAACTTTCCCATGATCTGCGAGGTAGCAATTCAGTGTATCAGCGAAAGATGGAACGCTGGTTTGGCATATCAGAGCGCTTGAAAAAAATGGGTGCTGTTCGCTATGTCGGGGCTTCGTTTCACGATTTAGATTTAGCGCGTCAGTGGCTCAACAGTTCGTTGTTAGATGTGGTAATGGTGAGACACAATGTAGCTCACCGCAATGCTCAGAGTCAGGTTTTCCAAGATGTAGATATTCAAGACCCACAGCGCTCGGGCATTGTTACCTTTAAGTCTGCGGGAATGCACACATTTCTGAGTAATGCTCCGGCTCAATTACCTAAAGACTGTTGGCGACCATCTGTACCTGACCTTTATCGCTACTCTTTATCTCAGCATGGCGTAGATATTTGCTTGACGGGAATGAAACGACGCACAGAGATTGATGCCGCGATCGCAGGGATGCAAAAGGGCAAGTTAACACCTGCTGAACTATATTACCTCAACCTTTACGGTGACTTACATCGTAAACGGCTGAAAATACAAGATGTTCCGCGCGATCGCTTACTTTATCAAACCGCTTAAATCAAATTCTTTTGTCGAGTCGTTCGGGAGAGCAAAATTATGCAAGAAGTTTTAGAACAGGCTGAATTAGAAGAAACAATACCGCAAATTCATCCCGCCACAGACGATGAGATTCTAGCTTACTTGCGCTATTCTGGCAAAATTGCTGAAGTTGCTGCACAGGTTGAATATAATACGCTCATCCTCAAACTTTGCGAACAATTTGACATTGCCATTTCTGATGAAGAACTGCAAGCCGCAGGAAATGAATTTAGGCGAGCGCACAATTTATTAAACGCATCCGAAACCCAGAATTGGCTGGCTCAACAACGAATTACAGCAGAAGATTGGACGGAAGGCCTTCAAGTCAAATTACTGGAGCAGAAGTTAAAAGAACATCTGTTTGGCGAACAAGTTGATTCTGATTATTTAAACAACCGTAAGCAGTATAAACGGGTGGCGCTCTCCCAAATTCTCGTACAAGATTTAACCGATGCGCTCAAGATTTTTCAGGCGCTACGAGAAAAAAATGCTTCGTTTTGTGCCTTAGCAATCCAATACTCCAAGGGTAAGAAATCTAAAGAAAATGGTGGGTTTGCAGGGATACATTTTTTACCAAAACTCATGCCAGAGGTTGCTCTTGCGATCGCCGATGCCAATGAGGGAGAAGTGGTGAGACCCATTCAAACGAAACTAGGTTATCACATTATCAGAATTGAAAAATGGTTTCCAGTTCACTTAAATGAATCTCTTAGGCAAGAGGTAATAGACTCACTTTTTCAAGCTTGGTTACGAGAACGGGGTATTTCTTTCCCTCATTAATTGCTCAATGATGATGAATAGCTTGGTTCCTCAATTTGCTCAATAGACTCTGGTTGAAATTCAGTAATAACTTCTACCTGGTCTACCTGTTGTTTTAGCCAATCTAGAAATAAATTAGAAAGAATTTTTTTGCGTAACGTTTTATCTAATTCTGGTTGAATAATTTCTTCTACTAAAATTAAGTGTGCACCTTTAGAAGTAATAATTGGTTTGAGCAGTTGCGGTGGAGTTGATGCAAAAATTACAGCAGAAATCTCTGGCTTGAGTTCGGTACGACGTAATTTACCACGGTATCCTCCGCTTCTTCGCAGTTCCTTATCTTGAATGTATCGATGAGCAACTTCAGGAAAACTCATATCGCCTTCTTGGATGGCATAGAAAAGTTCCATTGCCAAATCTTCATCATCTAAGACAACTTCATACATTAAAACTTGCGTGTAATCGAGTTGATGGCTAACAAAAAAAGGCTCGACTTTATCGCCAAACAAATGTTGAGCCAACTTCGAGGAAAGGGCACTAATCTGCACAATCTCTTCAAACTGATCAAAAGACAGGTAATGCTCCTGTAACCATAATTCGGTTGCATCTGCACTCAATAAGTTATGATTCAATCGAAATGCATCAGCAGTTTGCTGAAGGTCTTCCGGCTCCAAAGTAACCCCAACTTTCTCAGCCACAGCGGCAATAATTTTCCGATTGACAATCCCCCGAATCGTTACAGGCATTTGGCAGGAGAGGCTAATTTGTTCAATTAACTCTTCTTTTGAAATAGCGATTGTTTTTAACATCTGATTACTCTTGATATTTAAATTAAAAAATGAAATTTAAAGCTCTAGCCCCCCAGCTTCTAGCTTTTTAAACGGATCTAAAAAGAAATCAATTACCCGTCTCTGCCGCACAATCACCTCTGCCGTTGCTGTTTGACCAGGAGTGAGAGCAATTTGTTTATCTTTGGTTTGGATATGCGATCGCTCCAGCGTGACTTCCAACTCAAAGGTTTGAATCCCACCTTGGGGCGTTTGCGTCATCTTAGAATTGGGTGAGATCCAAGTGACCTGACCTTTGACAATGCCATAGTCCTGGTAGGGATAAGCATCAAATTTAATCTGCACAGGCATCCCGACCTCAAGAAATCCACTCTCTTGGCTGGGCATCTCTGCTCTTAACACTAAAGGAACATTTTGAGGAGCAATTTGAGCGACTAATTGACCAGGCTGAACTACGGCTCCTGGTTTCTCAATCGGCAGTTGAAATAAAACCCCATCAATGGGCGATCTAATTTCGCGTCGCTGCAACTGAAATTTCAAAGCATTTATTTGTTGTTTGGTCTGGTTAATATCTCCTTGGAGAGATGCAATTTGTGAATCCAAATCCTTTATTTGTCGCTGAATTCCCAGGAGCGTTAGCTGATTATCGCGCAGCGTACCTTGATACTGCTGCTGTTGCGCTTTGAGTTGAGCTTCAGCCTGTTGCATATCTGAACTGGCTTGATTGAAATTTTCCCTGGTTGTATCTGCAATTCGCTGTTGAGCAACAACCTGCACCTCGGCAACAATACCGTCACTCACCAAGCTGCGATAGCGCGCTACTTCCTTGTTGTCTCTCGCTAAACGCTCGCTGGCAATATTCTGCTGAGTTTTGCTGTGTTCCAGCTTTTGCTGCGTTTCTTCAATTTTCGCCATTTGGGCAGCGGCTAGGGCTTTTCCTTGCTGTTGTTGGGTAAGCATGGTTCCGCCCTGGAGTTGGTTCTTCATCAGCTGCAATTGGGAGAGCCGATTCATGTTCCCGTCGAGCTTGGCTTGGGCTTGCTGGAGTTCAGTTCGAGTTAAATCGGATTCTAGCTTGACTAAAACCTGCCCCCGTTTTAAGGTTTCACCTTCTTTGACCTTGATTTCTGCCACTTCCCCGGCTACAGGCGCATCCAACTCAAAGGTTTTGCCCTTTGGTTCTAGCTTTCCTCTGGCAGTTCCAGTTTCATCCACCTTAGAGAGCATTGCCCAAGGCAGCACTAGCACCGTAAAAATCGCTAACAGGTAAAGCAGCCCTCTTGTCCAAACTCGTGGCATGGTGTTAATAGATTCTTCCGTGATGGAAGACCATTCATAATTAACCCCATGTTGTAAATCAGATGAAGGCGATGAATTCGCGATCGCAGTATCCAAAGTAATACTTGATACACCATGACCATTACGACCGTTGCGATCGCTAGGCACATGTCCATTGTGAGGAAAATCATTTGGGGTGTTTGACGGGTTTGGCATAGGAACCTCACACTAGTTGGGAAATTGAATGCTTGATTCAACCCACGGTGGTGAGCTGTTGTTGGTTGAGATAGAAATAATGACCGCGTTTTGCCATCAGTTGCTCGTGATTGCCCTGTTCGACTAATACGCCGCGATCAAGTACTAGAATTATGTCGGCATTGCGAATGGTGGAAAGCCGATGGGCAATCACAATCGTGGTGCGGTCTTGAGAAATCGTGGTCATGTTAGTCTGGATAATTCGCTCAGATTCCGTATCGAGGCTACTGGTGGCTTCATCAAAGATGAGTAAACGGGGGTTGCCCAGTAGCGCCCGCGCGATCGCCAGACGTTGCCTTTGTCCACCCGACAGCATTCCCCCAGCTTCACCGATTTGGGTTTCATACCCCATTGGTAATTCTTTGATGAATTGATCAGCACCAGCCTGGCGCGCAGCTTCAATAATCTCTTCCAGTTTTGCGGCTGGCTGACTGATGCTGATGTTTTCCCCAATCGTGCCACCAAACA is a window of Tolypothrix sp. PCC 7910 DNA encoding:
- a CDS encoding peptidylprolyl isomerase, whose protein sequence is MQEVLEQAELEETIPQIHPATDDEILAYLRYSGKIAEVAAQVEYNTLILKLCEQFDIAISDEELQAAGNEFRRAHNLLNASETQNWLAQQRITAEDWTEGLQVKLLEQKLKEHLFGEQVDSDYLNNRKQYKRVALSQILVQDLTDALKIFQALREKNASFCALAIQYSKGKKSKENGGFAGIHFLPKLMPEVALAIADANEGEVVRPIQTKLGYHIIRIEKWFPVHLNESLRQEVIDSLFQAWLRERGISFPH
- a CDS encoding HlyD family efflux transporter periplasmic adaptor subunit is translated as MPNPSNTPNDFPHNGHVPSDRNGRNGHGVSSITLDTAIANSSPSSDLQHGVNYEWSSITEESINTMPRVWTRGLLYLLAIFTVLVLPWAMLSKVDETGTARGKLEPKGKTFELDAPVAGEVAEIKVKEGETLKRGQVLVKLESDLTRTELQQAQAKLDGNMNRLSQLQLMKNQLQGGTMLTQQQQGKALAAAQMAKIEETQQKLEHSKTQQNIASERLARDNKEVARYRSLVSDGIVAEVQVVAQQRIADTTRENFNQASSDMQQAEAQLKAQQQQYQGTLRDNQLTLLGIQRQIKDLDSQIASLQGDINQTKQQINALKFQLQRREIRSPIDGVLFQLPIEKPGAVVQPGQLVAQIAPQNVPLVLRAEMPSQESGFLEVGMPVQIKFDAYPYQDYGIVKGQVTWISPNSKMTQTPQGGIQTFELEVTLERSHIQTKDKQIALTPGQTATAEVIVRQRRVIDFFLDPFKKLEAGGLEL
- a CDS encoding aldo/keto reductase, producing MLITDLAPEPTIKPDRVSELNARFPESDLPFYRKLGRTDLTVSCLGLGGGSGISSEDTLYAFEQGINYFFFSSDLHHFLYSKMSDALRQLCGRGSSDRENVVLATVTYNKSPEMALAALFDQFQELKIDYIDVFFWGWIGTDDAPRFQDCMELSHDLRGSNSVYQRKMERWFGISERLKKMGAVRYVGASFHDLDLARQWLNSSLLDVVMVRHNVAHRNAQSQVFQDVDIQDPQRSGIVTFKSAGMHTFLSNAPAQLPKDCWRPSVPDLYRYSLSQHGVDICLTGMKRRTEIDAAIAGMQKGKLTPAELYYLNLYGDLHRKRLKIQDVPRDRLLYQTA
- a CDS encoding peptidylprolyl isomerase — its product is MLKTIAISKEELIEQISLSCQMPVTIRGIVNRKIIAAVAEKVGVTLEPEDLQQTADAFRLNHNLLSADATELWLQEHYLSFDQFEEIVQISALSSKLAQHLFGDKVEPFFVSHQLDYTQVLMYEVVLDDEDLAMELFYAIQEGDMSFPEVAHRYIQDKELRRSGGYRGKLRRTELKPEISAVIFASTPPQLLKPIITSKGAHLILVEEIIQPELDKTLRKKILSNLFLDWLKQQVDQVEVITEFQPESIEQIEEPSYSSSLSN